Genomic window (Lampris incognitus isolate fLamInc1 chromosome 3, fLamInc1.hap2, whole genome shotgun sequence):
taatgtgttAGTTAATgtgttaatatctcaattgggtatttatgttgacagaatatagagtttaaataccatggcagtcaaaatgaccgctcacagttgttctagtagtttttaagttccggtcgttgtttgggactgtttcggtatttattttcagttcttttttacaattcatgttttataggccttgttacgtttgtgagattagcaatatgtgttttccgttttgtttttcaggtaatattttcactttttccatttttttattcaagtttgaccatgtctctctgaagtttaaattgtttaaaaatggtattacagttgttaaaatgttaatcttggtgtcagtcgtttctgaaCAGACATATTAacttatgcaatgcattaatatctcaactgggtatttagcttgacagaatatagagtttaaaaactggcggtcattttgaccgtccatggtcgttttgggtaggagtgaaatcccggtcattctagtgttaaagctTTATGTTGAGTCAAGCAAAAAGTTGACAAGGCAGCACGCTATTGTGTACTTCTAATCAATCTTCTTCTCAATACCCAGATTTGTGGGGACTACCTGCTATCTAAGATGGATTCCCAGAATGCCATTTCCTTCCGTAACTTTGCCAGCTCCATGGGAGACGGCCGTGTGTTGGCCAAAGTGGATGCTTTTATCCAAGATCACCTGCTGGATGTGTCAGAGCAGGATGACTTCCTTAAACTCCCCCGCCTCAAGGTGAGCCCTCTGAAGTATGCTGCTCACACTTTTGCCCCAGTGGGAATCGCACACTTTAGCCTGGCCCAGGgagtccccacccccaccccacgaaAGACAGCCCTGTGGAGAATTATCTGTGGTGACATTAAAAGGTGTTGCAGAACTAGTTATTTAACTTAAATAGATGGAAGATTCTGATTTTTCTAGCCATAAGATATCTATTCAAATTCCTCTgactgttttttttcctcttcctgctgctgtaaagcccggTTGCTTATAAGTTCTTAGTTGGGCAACACATACTAAGCTATGGATTTATAGATTTATGACTTAAACTAGACTTTCAAATTAGCAACACTTAAGCACCTATTCCTCCACTTAGACTCTCCCACAGCAAATCCTGCTGAAAATGTATTTGGAGTCATAGATTAGTTGGGTTTAAAAGCCTTAGTAAAATATTATAATCCTGGCATGAAGCTTCCCCCAGAGATGTTAACTGATTACTGTATTGAtctttgtttaaaacatattgacCACTGGCAGCTTTGAGTTGTAAACATATCACTAGCTTCTCCCCATGGCCATTTGTAGCAAGATAGAGTAGAAATGAAGATATTTCTTCAGACTTAAAAGCCAAATTGGTTTGCATAATTCAAATTACTCCACAAATAacttaatttttttcccccattgagCCATTCACCATGTCAGTGTGTTTTCCTTCCAGCTTATTgaaatctttttgtttttgtcttttatttaaATCTTTTCAAGTTCAATCAGACAGTAGACTCCGTTAAAAGATAAATCAAAATCAGTTATGTGTATTGTGTGGGTGCTCCGAAAGATTAAGACCGTAATATCAGGTTTTCTGGTTGAACTGTATCACTGAGTACTTGCCCATGTAATAAGCCAATTTTCTTATTTCTACTGCAGTGAGCCTAACTCCTGTTTTACCCATTCCTTACATTTCCAGTTAGAAGTAATGCTAGAAGACAACTTGACCCTGCCCAGCAATGGGAAGCTCTACTCCAAGGTACTCAACTGGGTACAGCGCAGCCTGTGGGAGAACGGAGACCGACTGGAACGACTTATGGAGGAGGTCAGTACAAGGGTCTGGAATCTCAATACTTGCCCTTCCCCATGCCCCCCACCCAatccctctctttcctgtctttgATTTTAAGAGGTCATTAAGGGGGCTGAACTAAAAATGGCGTGCCATTGCCATGGTGCTATGTCAGAATTGTTCTTTTTTTCTGGTTTGTTGAGGTTTTTGCAGTAAGACTCTGTACCCCTGAACCATACTACAGATTAGAGGTGAGCAGAAAAAAAAGAGCTGCTGTTTGCTCTTGTGTTTTTCCTGTTCTCTTTTTGGGTACGTGGTTGGTTCACACATAACCCCCCCTTCCAGTGTTACGGCGCCCTCCTctcctcaaacacacacaaggcAGGTTCTTAGAGGTCTGTCCCTTCTCTCGGCTATCTTACTGTTGcgtccattttatttatttttttctgagcAGGTGTATGTTTGTGTCACTCCATTACTAACAGGCACTCCTCCCCATTGATTTATTTCTCCTCTAGGTTTATTAGCAGCAGGAGGAGACCGCCACGAGGAGCCAGGACAGAGCCACCAGGGTAATGAgtcagagagaaaagagggaggagAGAACTACTGCTGCCTCATAGCAGCCCCCCCTCTCTGCAGCCAGGCAACAGTGTGCTCCCAtctgtccacacacagacacaacaggcGTCCCATTCACATAGATATAAAAGCACAcatctactttttttttctttttttttttaatgtctacATCAGTGCCCCCCTCCTTGCAAACACATAGATGTAGACCTGGCCATAACCCATCAGCAGCAACCTAATCTTGTGCATTCAGCTGAAAACTTTTTCCAAAAAGATCCATAGACCCTTCAACTAAACGGACAACAAATTGTTACCATTCCCAAACCTTTTTTCCCTCATCGTTTTAAAAGTAAATTTTTGCAGTAGCTCAATATTTTTCAGTTCTCTATTTTAAGGTTGTTTATATAAAATTTTATATGTACATATTACAAATACCATGAATTTATAATTTCCTGTGGTACTACTCTAGTTGGTGGTTATTTTTTAATCTTTATTTTTTCAGCCTAATCTTGTAATGTCTGATTGGTGGACAATATGCAGGCACTTGCCTTATAGTTGTGTAGCCAAAGTGCTATTGTTGCTCTTCATCTGGATTTGAAGGCTGCCTTTTTTCCCCTCTGACTGGCATCATAATGACCAACTATCTCAGCTTAAAGGAGTGGTTTCCAAGCAGCAGTGGTGAAAGGAGGGTCTTAAGCTGCCCCTCGCTTTCATGCCTCAGCCCTGAAGATATTTCCAGATGCTGCCCCTAGGTCTTCACCAGCCCccttccttttttcccctcagACACAAAAGGACGGGAGTGCCTCAGTACAGAGCGACTCGGCAGGCAGCATCTTGAACCCCAACATTTAACCTTCTCCCATGCAGCAGTCTTACTTTTTCTTAACTGAAGTGCTCCATTCAAGCGACAGAAGACCTGGGGCCTTCTCCCCCCTCAACCCCCCTCCCTCTAACGCTGTCCTCCTCCCTCTTTCCTTGTCATCGAGGCTGCTACCGTGTTGCCATGGAGACAGCCACGTGGATGTATTGCTGACACTGTGTGTCTTGCAGGTGCAAACGCTGTACTACTCAGCCGACCACAAGCTGGTGGATGGAGGGCTGGTGATTGAGGGGCACACTGAGGTGTTTAGTGGCGAGGAGGACCACCTACAGTTTGTGCAGGTACACAGCAGCTTGTGCCTTGCCTCAAAGAGACGTAGCGTCTACTAGTATTTGCTCGGCAGTGTGCAGCTTCGACGTCCAGTCTGTGCCTGGCTATAGCTAGATAGAATGCATTTAGTACTGCAAATTGTCTAGCAACAAGACATCACATAAGTCAGGGGATTGGcaaagaaatgaaatgaaaagctTGCATAAATTGCTCTGCATTACAATACTGTAAAGCTTATAATCAAACCACATTgtgagcttcttctttttttttttgtagtaccAACCTTAATTAGATGAAGAGTGGCCAACTCAGCTTTTGTCCCTGATTTGGTTGTGATCAAACAATGTGCTTTTAGATTGTTCTTTAAACAGGGTTTTTGCTCTGCTTATTTTTTGGCTTTAGATGGGTATGTTAGGCCTCAGAACCGGGGCAAGCTGGAAGTAGCTCTGTTCCTTCAAAGCTTCCTATGAGCAAGTCTTATTAATGGAAGGGAGGTTTATGGGCATTTTGGCCTCTGGTGGACTTGTGGTGCTGCTGGCTTGGTGTCTGTAGCTGCACTGTGCTCTTGCAGAAAAACCCCCCTCGGGAGAGCACCCAGAGACAAATGAGCTGCAGCTCTTCAGGAAGTCTGTCACCTTCCAACCAAGCATCAAACACCCCCAAACAGACTGCCAGGAGAGAGTGGAAGTACATTGCTTCTGAGAAGACCACCAGTAAGTTTTGTTCCTTTTTATGAATGTGCTTGTGTGCGGAACTTTGGATGATGCTTGGAGAATACAGACTGATCTGTTTCCATTCCATTCAAAGATTCCAAGTGGCTTTGTTTTAAATCGCATGTCATCAATTTAACTTCAATCAAATGTCCTTGTCTGTATCAAGATAAAGATGCTTGTAGCAATATGACCAATTTCAATCAATATGTCATTTCACGCAACTAACATCTTATCCCTTCAGACAACACCTACCTGTGTCTGGCTGTGCTGGACGgcgtgctgtgtgtgatcttcctGCATGGTCGCAGTAGCCCCCAGACCTCTCCCTCTGCCACCCCCTGCCTAATGAAGAGCCTCAGCTTCGAGGCCCAGCCCGAGGAGCTAGAGGAGCAGCCGCTGTCACCCATGCATTACGCTCGCTCAGGTCTGGGCACCGCAGCCCTGAACAGCAAACTCATCGCTGCAGGTAGGCTCTGTACCACACAAGAGTTTAAATTTGGCATAGTTAGTGTGGCATTATACACACATGGATACAATGTAGCTGGGTAGAGAATTTCAagaaaattttttttcttttactttggaAAACCTGGGACAGTCCTGCAACGTcagaagcagtgtgtgtgtgtaactggcaCAACCGTGATGGTTTTAAGGCCTAAGCTCTGTAGCAGTGCTCTACATCATTAAGTTTGGCTAACAGAAAATGGAGGCTGAGTGTTTACACGTGTCATGAAAAATCTTTATATTTGATTTTTATGGGAGCGAAAGAAGGAAACTTTGGAGCAAAACAGGAAATTCAGTAATGATCCACAGGACAGCTGGAACACTGATTGTCAATCTTGGTTTGTCCTGTAGGAGGGTACAACAGGGAGGAGTGTCTGAGGACTGTGGAATGTTATGACACCAAAGAGGACCGCTGGACTTTCATCGCTCCTATGCGGACTCCTAGGGCTCGCTTCCAGATGGCTGTGCTCATGGTACTATCTCTGCCCCCAGAAATTAGGCTTCTCCAGTCGGTTGACTAATGTATCATCACGTCTAACAGGAGTGTTTGTTCCTCATAGGGTCAGCTGTATGTAATGGGCGGCTCCAACGGCCATTCAGACGAGCTGAGCTGTGGGGAGACCTACAATCCACAGGCAGATGAGTGGACTCAAGTGCCAGAACTCCGGACTAACCGCTGCAATGCAGGTCAGCCCCTAATTTGTGGAATGACTGacagattcacttttttttttttggtacctaTGCTGTAACATGGCAAGACTATTCCGATGCCATTTGTATACCATCCCATGACCCTTGATTTTATCATTTTACTGATACTTGGATTGCAAGTATCATGTTTTCCAGGGCTCAACTGATAGACTTATTCATTCTTGTGTTATTGGCTCTATGAATTGACCCTTTATCTCCTGTCCTCAAGGTGTCTGCTCCTTGAACAACAAACTCTTTGTTGTGGGAGGGTCGGACCCCTGTGGGCAAAAGGGCCTGAAGAACTGTGATACTTTTGACCCCGTGACCAAGACCTGGACCAATTGTGCACCCCTCAACATCAGTACGTGATTAATAGCCCTGCACACACTCTTGTGACTTTTTTTGACCTGATCTCATTCCCTAATTGTAATCCCAAACACCTAATGTTTTCCTTTGTTTGCTTGTAGTTTCCTAAACACTCTAAAATCAGCCCCCCCCCACTTCTGAGGATGTTTAATCGTTTTTATCTTCAATTGTGACATTTGTAGTAGGAAGGGGAATTGTAAAGCTTTAATCTTGTGTGCCCTATGTTGCCAGGGAGGCATCAGGCGGCTGTGTGTGAACTGGATGGCTTTATGTATGTGATCGGAGGGGCGGAGTCGTGGAACTGCCTGAACACCGTGGAACGctacaaccctgagaacaacaccTGGACCCTGATTGCCCCCATGAACGTCGCCCGCAGGGGTGCCGGTGTAGCCGTCTATGCAGGTAAACCTCCATCGCTACTGCAGTTAGAGAGGAGATATGGGGGTGGTAGAACCAAACATGGAATCACTCCGGAATTGAAAGTCTCAGTAAGAGCCATCCTAGGTCCAAATTTCTGCTCCACAGCCATGACGGAGTGACTGGTGTATACTATAGCTacaatgtttgtttttattgggGTGCACAAACTAACTATAAATGGGTAGAATCTTCTTTGTGTTTCAGTTTTGGTGCAAACCCTGTTTGGCAGGAATTTGCAATCCAATTTCACTGATGCTGACTTACCTTGCTGTTGTTCCAGGCAAGTTGTTTGTGGTGGGTGGCTTTGATGGTTCCCATGCATTACGCTGTGTGGAGATGTACGACCCCGCCCGCAATGAGTGGAGGATGCTGAGTAGCATGACATCCGCACGAAGCAACGCGGGCGTGGCTGTACTGGGCGACATCATCTGCGCCGTGGGTGGCTTCGATGGAAACGACTTCCTCAACACAATGGAGGTGTACAACCCAGAGGCAGATGAGTGGAGCGACTGTGCTGAGGCCCTCTCCTCTCCCTTTGCCTGAGGACGGGGAGTTCGACCACGGGGCACTTTTCTCCCCCAAACTAACAGGCTTAGTGACGTAATCGTGTTTTGTGATGTGTGTTCATGAGCGGATTTATGTGGGAGGGAGTGGGGGTGGGTCAATGGTTAAGAGTTCACAAGGGTAAGGGGTCTTCAGTGAAGACTGGCTAGTATTAGGTGGGTGGTTTGGGTTGCCTAAAGCAACATTACGCCTTTGCATATTGCATACAATTATTTCAGTgctgtatatatttttttcctcatttttGTCGAATGCCAACATTTAATACATATTTAGTGCTTTTATTTCTCTTGACAGTTGAAAGGATGTATGTTTTCAGAAAAGATAGTTATTGTCAGTCACCTGGGAAAGAGCAGGGTATGAAGTGGTGACTTACTGGAAAATATTGTAGTTGCATTGATTTGAGTTGATtcagaattcttttttttttccctcaatctGTCATTTTGCTCACGTACTTAAAAGATCTGTGGTTTGAAGCCTTATTCAAAGTGTGAGTGGAGAAACGCCTCATGGTAGTTTGTGTCATTTTAAGCTAAAGCTGGATTGCTTTACGGATTCTATACGATGgccttttttatatttttatacacTGCTGATTTACCAAGAGAAGTAGCGAATGCACACGACAGCTCAGTCATTGAATTTAACCAGTGCCAGTTTTAGTAACTTTTGTGCGCACAccacgacacacacacgcacaactacCATGCTTATGTACTTCTGCTAACAAAATCTTTTTGTTACAACTTTACTGATACACTTGTGTAGATGCAATTTActgaatcttttttttccccttcttcttgTGAGTGTTTTAAAAGATGTTCGGTATTGGCTTAGATTCTCTTGGGAGGAAAGTTGGAATGAGAACATCGTATCACATTTGTAAAAGTTATTTCTTAACTAATAAACCATTTCAACCAGAGTTTGGCTTCTGTCCATCCATTTTCCTCTCCATACATATGAATGGTAAAAGAAATTCAGCCAGCAGTTTTGCAACTACTGTGTCAATATTTGACCTTGTGTCAAGACACTGGTCATGTACTAACATACTGGTATCCATGTAAACGATATGCCTTAAGGTCAACAAATTCCCTACGTATCACTTTGTTAGCTCATATAGCTGTTACAAGTTGGAGTCGATGCCCCAAGTAACTAATGGCAAGttttggtaaagaaagaaagCGGGCAGAGAACTTTAGCTCTTAAGCAGTGGGGGGAAATGAAAAGGTGCATTGAGTGGAATATAATTTAGAGGAAAGCATGAGATTTTTTTCCACTCTGAGCCTTATTAAGTTATCTGGCTTTGGTAACCCAAGACTTGTTTCCGGGGCTTTCCTTAAAATGACTTCGACCCTGATTTGTTAAGACACCATCTGCATCGCTGCACTGGATTTAGTATGTCTCAATTTACCAACCCTAAATTTGACATCTTTACTTGCCCCAGCTCATCCATCCTGCTCTGCTTTGCTCCTTGTGGCAGGTAATTACAGCCTGCCCTGGTTACAGCTGCCTAAGCTTCCACCGTTGGCAGTTTTTTCCACGGGGAGGCTACATCAATACACcaacgttttttttgtttttttttaaccagctcTCCTGAGTGTCTATTTTGGAAGGGATTACGCTACACTAGCAGAGACATGATCAGGAGCGGAGGACGGAAGTCATCTTCCACTGTATGAGCTTTGAGCTGCGCTGGGTGCATCTGTCCGACCTGGTGCTCCCTGTCCGTGAAACTTGCCACACCCCCGTCTCGTGCTCTATACCACTTTCAACCCATTCACAAAGTAGCTTCCAGTAATCTGTCGACAGATCTGTCAATCATGGCAGAGCTGCTGGAATATGGGCCATGGGCTAAATGAGGACTTTGGACTGCAGGGACACTTCCTATCCGCCTGAAGTTTTTTGCTTTGATCTGGCCATGTCAGTTCATGTCTTGTTCAGCATAATGACAACACACCCTTTCCAACCGATGCGACAACCATGTATCCTGCACACGCTTTCCAACAGGTTTTGTTGCTTTCCTCACGGGCATTGCCAGAGGGCACAATGTGCTGACAGAAATAAAAGGCTGGTGAAATGGTCAGTCTCAAGAAAGAAATACATCTTTTGGgctaaatgaggggggggggcaaccacagttGACACCTTTTTATGTCTTTTTTTCTCTGCTTGGAGATAAGCATTAGTGCACAAAATGAACACAAGTGTGATTCTGTCAGCagtggagagagaagggggagcagTGATGATTAAGGCTTGGTCCCCTGAAAATGAAAATCGAAGAAGAGTCAATGCTGCTCAACCTCAGCCAAACACTAGGCAGATGATGGATTATTGACTTCTGGGTGGGCCTTGAAATGACCCCCCCAATCCTTTGATCAGATTTTTGGTGTCTGTATTGCTGTCTCTCAAAGATTCTGTAATTTAGGAATCCTGCTCACAACTTTTTGATGAATTTCTTCCAACTTTAAAAACACAACTTAGAAGATTTCTTTTAGGAGATGATCCAACAAAGACAACACGCAGTGTTATTTCAGTCCATCTATCACACCTGAACAAATAACATGTCCACCCCGAGCTGAATCCACTCAACCGCCACCTACTTTGACAATCTAATGACAGAGAGGAAGTTCAGGGAGTTCTGGATGCGTCTGGCCCTCGTGAGCTGTCTTGACCTCCTGTCCCgcaggtgccccccccccacctcccaacCAAGGAGCACTGTGACATGCAGACACCGGAGCCTGCCTGCATATCGGCATCAGCAGGCGTAATCTCAGCCTGCTTGCTGGCGTCGCCTCGGCCTTAATCCACCTGGTCACctcatgcacacatgtacacacatgcacgcacagttTGAAAATCCCCAGTTGGGAGCAGAGCACACGGTGCAGGGCTGAGCGTACGACCCATTGAAGTATTCAAATGCCCCCCCTGCCGAATGGGCACCGGGGTAGCCTTACTAGCCGAGCTGACCAGGAGCAAAGCAAATGTTTTGAGGTGGGGTTTTGAATTTATACGCTTTAAGTTGTGTGGGGTGGCCTGGTTGGACAGAAACCCGTGTCAAATCTCTCAGGGTCTACGTTTCAATACCTAGACCCTGACAttagcgtaaaccagtggtgcaGAAGGGGAATTGCTGCAAAAACTTTTTAATATACTTTTATGGAAATATTCTTTCATACATTATTTGAGAAATAAttaaaaatatattatatataaatcaAAATAATTCACATTCATATGTCGGTGAAAAAACACCCAAAAATCAACATGTTGGTCAAACATGAAAAGGTACAACAAAAATGTTCTGAGATAGAAAATGACCATCAAAGCATTTCAGGGCCTATTTGGCCTGTAAACCAGGATCACAAACCTTATGAGCAGCACACTGCAATGAGGAGACAGGAGCTGGGTTAGGTCACCTCAGTTTCACTTGTCTCTCACTAACTGGTGAGGATAAGGGAAGAAGTTGTTTTGCTCCACTATTGGCTGGATGTCAGTAACACGTCGTCATAGTGGAGTAGCtgatgaagagcagaggttacTGGGTGACAGTAAAACCGCCTCGTGTTTTAAGCAAGCACATTATCCCACATTATACTGGTAACATATGATAGTTATAAGGTCCTGAAACAGCAGAAAAACCCAGGTAGCTTATTTTGTCACCTGCCATACAAAACAAGGGAGGGTATTGTATATGAGAAACTAAGGAGGTTCCCCTGACGGTGAGATGGAGATAGAGTGGGAAACACCTAACACACAAAACAGACCTCTGTCAATAAACAGAAGGACATAAAGAAATTAACCACTACTGTTCTGAAGAATGAAGAACCCCCAAAACCACTTAACAAAGAATCAGAAGGACAATGTCTTTATGCAAAGAAACACTTTtatacaataaaaataaaatttgaaAAACAATACAGCAAGCTCTGTATCTAGCAGTTTCGACTTCAAGTAAAACAGGCCAACTTTTTCAAGGCTTATGGTTGGTTGGTGTGGTTTAAACTTCCTTGATTCTGGTCCAGTCCCTGCCAGTTGCAGCGAGCAGAGCGTCGGCTCATTTCATCAAGACAGCGATCCAGGCCTGCTTTGAGCTCTGTCAGCTGGCCCCCTCCCACTCTCAGCTTCTCCCTAGGAAATGAAAGTGTGcgcgtacgcacgcacgcacgcacacaccacacacacacacacacacacacacacacacacacacacacacacacacacacacacacacacacacacacacacacacacacacacatctcagttCCTTCAAGGGGAACACACACAAGTCACTGTGTGCACATCCAAACCTGAGTAGTACAGGTGCTGAATGAAAAAACAAGGACAGTGTAACTTCTTTGCTTTACCATAATTAAATTCATATCAGTCCCCCAGTGTGCTGGCTACAGGAGAATGATGCCTCGTGATGCATTTgattgcatgtgcatgtgtctgcagctaatctcgcaaactactggacctatcagccctttttttatgactgtatgatgaacaaCCTCTTGTAGTTGCAGTGATTCATAACCttcgaaaaatgtttgttctcgctaccgccgctccctctgcattcattctctagctcactcgacTAATGCTGCTTTCCATCGCTGCCCAATCTAAGTCAACCGTGTGCATGTGTGACTCACATTTATGGTTGACTCGGATCAGGCAGTGACataatcaaaagttattaaaagaattttgataatccaaaaaaagtTATAAAAGGAACAATTTCCTCTAGGTCGCAGTAAAAACAGGAAGCATTGCACATTCTtctcgctgcctgatctgagtcagccATAAATGTGAGTCACACATGCACGAGTGTTCACGGTTtcctgtggaaattgcaggaaagtagagatggacaaattctcattgactacacaaacgcatgtgtcatttattcttccgtacaaaatcacaATGCGAGCACCATGGCGCTACTCCAACCATCCTCGTcctagctccaccctgtcaacccagaaaccctttcttaaagggcccatgTCTACCGAACCAGAACATCAACCAATTATGGTGAactgtgcccatatagtccgctacatacgtccccccagaattcacaatAATGAAAAAAAAGTCAGCGTGGAGGGGGGTGGATGGCCCGGCCGCAATGGCTTCACCGAACAGGTGTGGAGGCcggggtgcctacaggaggggccttaaggaccctgcgGCGGTGTGGGGGTAGGGCggggggtggaggaaccttaggggccttgttgggagcagagtaggagggcgcccccgccgtgggggctgggcaag
Coding sequences:
- the ivns1abpa gene encoding influenza virus NS1A-binding protein homolog A; amino-acid sequence: MIPNGYLIFEDESFLDSTVAKMNALRKSGQFCDVRLQVCGHELMAHRAVLACCSPYLFEIFNSDIEPHGISHVTFEDLDPEAVEILLNYAYTAQLKADKELVKEVYSAAKRFKMERVKQICGDYLLSKMDSQNAISFRNFASSMGDGRVLAKVDAFIQDHLLDVSEQDDFLKLPRLKLEVMLEDNLTLPSNGKLYSKVLNWVQRSLWENGDRLERLMEEVQTLYYSADHKLVDGGLVIEGHTEVFSGEEDHLQFVQKNPPRESTQRQMSCSSSGSLSPSNQASNTPKQTARREWKYIASEKTTNNTYLCLAVLDGVLCVIFLHGRSSPQTSPSATPCLMKSLSFEAQPEELEEQPLSPMHYARSGLGTAALNSKLIAAGGYNREECLRTVECYDTKEDRWTFIAPMRTPRARFQMAVLMGQLYVMGGSNGHSDELSCGETYNPQADEWTQVPELRTNRCNAGVCSLNNKLFVVGGSDPCGQKGLKNCDTFDPVTKTWTNCAPLNIRRHQAAVCELDGFMYVIGGAESWNCLNTVERYNPENNTWTLIAPMNVARRGAGVAVYAGKLFVVGGFDGSHALRCVEMYDPARNEWRMLSSMTSARSNAGVAVLGDIICAVGGFDGNDFLNTMEVYNPEADEWSDCAEALSSPFA